One part of the Arachidicoccus terrestris genome encodes these proteins:
- a CDS encoding electron transfer flavoprotein subunit alpha/FixB family protein, with the protein MSVLIYIDHADGQIKKSALEAISYGAALANKLNTTAEGLVLGHVNEDLSALGAYGVSTVHQAADEAFDKADSQALSQVIASAAAQSGAEVLIFAANANGVALAPRTAVRLKAGLVSFAVALPELENGFTVKKVVFSGKAFAHVKINTPVKVITLTGNSYPVEKTEGTATITTLDLHPAASKVTITGVQKVEGEVPLTEAEIVVSGGRGLKGPENWHLVTDLAHALHGAIACSRPVADDGWRPHHEHVGQTGIQIAPNLYIAIGISGAIQHLGGVNRSKTIVVVNKDPEAPFFKAADYGIVGDAFEVIPRLTEAVKALKS; encoded by the coding sequence ATGTCAGTTTTAATATATATTGACCATGCAGACGGTCAGATCAAGAAATCAGCGCTGGAAGCGATCAGCTATGGTGCAGCACTTGCAAACAAATTAAATACAACAGCTGAAGGCCTGGTTCTGGGTCATGTGAATGAGGATCTTTCGGCACTTGGCGCCTATGGTGTCAGCACCGTTCATCAGGCAGCTGATGAAGCGTTTGATAAAGCCGATTCACAGGCTCTCTCACAAGTGATAGCCAGTGCAGCCGCGCAGAGCGGTGCAGAAGTGTTAATCTTCGCTGCAAATGCCAATGGTGTGGCGTTAGCTCCCAGAACTGCCGTCCGCCTTAAAGCAGGGCTGGTTAGCTTTGCAGTTGCGCTTCCTGAACTGGAAAACGGATTTACGGTCAAAAAAGTCGTTTTCTCCGGTAAGGCGTTTGCCCATGTAAAAATAAATACGCCTGTTAAGGTGATTACACTGACCGGTAACAGCTATCCTGTAGAAAAGACGGAAGGTACAGCAACGATTACTACGCTGGATCTGCACCCTGCAGCCAGCAAAGTCACCATTACCGGCGTACAAAAAGTAGAGGGAGAAGTCCCGTTGACAGAGGCAGAAATCGTCGTGAGCGGTGGCCGCGGCCTTAAAGGGCCTGAAAACTGGCACCTGGTAACTGACCTGGCGCATGCATTGCATGGTGCCATCGCCTGTAGCCGGCCTGTTGCTGATGACGGTTGGAGACCGCATCATGAACACGTTGGCCAGACTGGTATCCAGATCGCACCTAATCTATATATCGCTATCGGTATTTCAGGTGCCATACAACACCTGGGCGGTGTTAACAGAAGTAAGACAATCGTTGTCGTCAATAAAGACCCCGAGGCGCCTTTCTTCAAGGCGGCTGACTATGGCATTGTGGGTGACGCCTTTGAGGTAATACCGAGGCTGACAGAAGCTGTCAAAGCTTTAAAAAGCTAA
- a CDS encoding aromatic amino acid hydroxylase produces MAFYDFNNPQVAGLPPHLRQYIVPQHYERYTPIDHAVWRYVMRQNYSYLKTVAYYPYIRGLERAGLSIEHIPDLQTMNDNLAEIGWGAVAVDGFIPPAIFMEFQEYKVLVIAADIRQLEHIAYTPTPDIIHESAGHAPIIADPDYNNYLSYFGAIGAKALFSSKDYELYDAIRALSILKEIPGTVPDKITAAEKHLDDCFNNLGDPSEMAMLSRLHWWSVEYGLIGTLENPKIYGAGLLSSIGESVSCMQPEVTKRWYTLAAADQAYDITKAQPQLFVTPTFQNLIDVLEAFADTMAFRVGGLDSLIKAIESKNIATAVYSSGLQVSGIFTEAWPSDIPQKENPVPQPAFIRLAGPTSLSYKDQELEGHGTVTHADGFSSPVGRIKNLNLPLEDADEAALRQLGIFQGNKACLFFESGVEVSGEVRGITKREGKNLLIHFADCSVTHRPTGKVLFKPEWGNYDMAVGEKIISVYNGHADKKNYPLDVAPVSDEPKITYDAKTIEKQKLYGQIRSIRTQKGDLGLLPVIWEKLKTEHPEDWLGPMEILELMLHNGVFSDEASAIRGYLEQKAGQDPELANLIADGLRLIDASDISLYVHREPAPKH; encoded by the coding sequence ATGGCATTTTATGATTTTAATAATCCGCAGGTGGCCGGTTTGCCCCCGCATCTCAGGCAATATATTGTGCCACAGCATTATGAAAGGTATACGCCCATTGATCACGCAGTGTGGCGTTATGTAATGCGCCAGAACTACAGCTATCTCAAAACGGTAGCTTATTATCCCTATATCAGGGGGCTGGAAAGAGCCGGACTCAGCATTGAACATATACCGGACCTGCAGACAATGAACGATAATCTCGCAGAAATTGGCTGGGGCGCCGTTGCAGTGGATGGATTTATTCCGCCTGCTATTTTTATGGAATTTCAGGAATATAAAGTCTTGGTCATCGCTGCGGACATCCGGCAGCTGGAACATATCGCATACACGCCTACACCCGATATTATCCATGAATCCGCAGGACATGCCCCCATCATTGCGGATCCCGATTATAATAACTATTTGAGCTATTTCGGAGCCATTGGCGCTAAAGCATTATTCTCTTCGAAGGATTATGAGCTGTACGATGCCATTCGCGCTTTATCTATTCTTAAGGAAATACCCGGAACGGTTCCTGATAAAATAACCGCAGCTGAAAAACACCTGGACGACTGTTTCAACAACCTGGGCGACCCTTCGGAAATGGCTATGTTAAGCAGACTACACTGGTGGTCTGTAGAATATGGACTTATAGGCACGCTGGAAAACCCAAAGATTTATGGGGCCGGATTACTATCGTCTATTGGCGAAAGCGTGAGTTGTATGCAGCCGGAGGTAACAAAAAGATGGTATACATTAGCGGCTGCGGACCAGGCATATGATATTACCAAAGCGCAGCCACAGCTATTTGTGACCCCTACCTTTCAAAATTTAATCGATGTTTTGGAGGCGTTTGCAGATACGATGGCCTTCAGGGTGGGAGGCCTGGACAGTCTGATAAAAGCCATAGAAAGCAAGAATATCGCTACTGCGGTGTATAGCTCCGGGTTACAAGTCAGTGGCATCTTCACCGAAGCCTGGCCATCTGATATTCCGCAAAAAGAAAATCCTGTCCCACAGCCTGCTTTCATACGCCTGGCTGGTCCGACCTCCCTTTCCTATAAAGATCAAGAACTGGAAGGACATGGGACTGTTACCCATGCAGACGGCTTTAGTTCGCCCGTAGGCAGGATCAAAAATTTAAACCTGCCCCTGGAAGACGCAGATGAGGCGGCGTTGCGTCAACTGGGCATCTTTCAGGGCAATAAAGCCTGCCTTTTCTTTGAAAGTGGTGTTGAGGTAAGTGGTGAAGTCAGGGGTATTACGAAAAGAGAGGGAAAAAACCTGCTGATTCATTTTGCGGACTGTTCTGTAACGCACCGCCCGACGGGTAAAGTATTATTTAAACCTGAATGGGGCAATTACGACATGGCAGTCGGCGAGAAAATCATTTCTGTATATAACGGCCATGCAGATAAGAAGAATTATCCACTGGATGTCGCACCTGTTTCTGATGAGCCTAAGATTACCTACGACGCCAAAACCATTGAAAAACAGAAGCTGTATGGTCAAATCCGGTCAATAAGGACACAAAAAGGCGATTTAGGGTTATTGCCAGTTATCTGGGAAAAACTCAAGACTGAGCACCCGGAAGACTGGCTGGGACCGATGGAAATCCTGGAGCTCATGCTCCATAATGGCGTATTTTCAGATGAAGCATCGGCCATAAGAGGATATTTAGAGCAGAAGGCAGGACAGGATCCCGAACTCGCCAACCTGATAGCAGACGGGCTCCGTCTGATCGACGCATCAGACATCAGTCTGTATGTACATCGGGAACCGGCTCCGAAACACTAA
- a CDS encoding ABC transporter ATP-binding protein: MSDNVLSIQSLSKSYGTLQALAAVSFDVPKGSIYGILGPNGSGKTTLLGILTDVLRPDNGQFTLLEEPDPVSARKRIGTLLETPNFYPYLSAYKNLEISAAIKGVSTMEIDPVLDRVGLLARKHSKFSTFSLGMKQRLAIGSALLGNPEMLILDEPTNGLDPNGIAEIRNLIKGLSQEGRTVLMASHLLDEVEKVCTHVAIIKNGKLLASGSVGEVLASDDVIALRAADLERLAEILPGVKGYVSQDRLESRILLHADLGTSSLEEINRYCFEHGVVLEHLALQRASLEAKFLEITH, translated from the coding sequence ATGTCTGACAATGTATTATCGATTCAGTCTCTATCCAAAAGTTACGGCACGCTTCAGGCACTTGCTGCAGTCTCCTTTGATGTACCTAAAGGTAGTATCTATGGTATTTTGGGGCCTAATGGTAGCGGAAAGACGACACTGCTGGGGATCTTGACCGATGTACTCCGCCCTGATAACGGTCAGTTTACACTTTTGGAGGAGCCAGATCCGGTTTCAGCGCGCAAAAGAATCGGCACATTACTGGAAACGCCTAACTTTTATCCCTATCTGTCTGCCTATAAAAATCTGGAAATCAGCGCTGCAATAAAAGGCGTCAGCACGATGGAAATAGATCCCGTATTAGACAGAGTAGGGCTCCTGGCGCGTAAACATAGTAAGTTCAGTACTTTTTCACTGGGGATGAAACAGCGGCTTGCAATCGGTTCGGCCTTACTTGGCAACCCCGAGATGCTCATATTGGATGAGCCGACTAATGGCCTGGATCCTAACGGCATCGCAGAAATAAGAAACCTGATCAAGGGGCTGTCACAGGAAGGCAGAACGGTGCTTATGGCCAGTCATTTGCTGGATGAAGTAGAAAAGGTTTGCACGCATGTGGCCATTATTAAAAATGGGAAACTGCTGGCAAGCGGCAGTGTAGGCGAAGTCCTGGCAAGTGATGATGTGATTGCTTTGCGTGCTGCGGACCTGGAAAGGTTGGCAGAGATTCTCCCTGGTGTTAAAGGCTATGTTTCCCAGGACCGCCTGGAAAGCCGGATCCTGTTGCATGCCGATCTTGGCACCAGCAGCCTGGAGGAGATCAACCGTTATTGCTTTGAGCATGGCGTCGTCCTGGAGCATTTAGCCTTACAGCGTGCCTCCCTGGAAGCCAAGTTCCTGGAGATTACTCATTAG
- a CDS encoding electron transfer flavoprotein subunit beta/FixA family protein: protein MKILVAVSKAPDTTAKITFKDNNTAFNEDGVQWIVNPYDEWYALVRAIELKEAAPDTVIHLVSVDESGADVILRKALALGGDEAIRVNCKPTDSFSVASQLAAVAKDGGYDLILTGKETIDFNDGAVPGMLAELLEIPCIPVATKLTVEGDKAVVVKEIEGGEQTEEVSFPVLISCAKGMAKQRMAGIRNVIAARSKTIKVVEPVQVDQRTETVRFELPPAKTGVKMIEAGQEAELARLLHEEAKVI, encoded by the coding sequence ATGAAAATTTTAGTTGCGGTAAGCAAAGCACCCGATACAACCGCCAAAATAACCTTTAAAGATAACAACACCGCCTTTAACGAGGACGGTGTTCAGTGGATTGTCAATCCATACGACGAGTGGTATGCATTGGTACGTGCAATAGAATTAAAAGAAGCGGCTCCAGATACAGTAATACACTTGGTGAGTGTGGATGAAAGCGGAGCTGATGTTATTTTGCGCAAGGCGCTGGCGCTGGGTGGCGATGAGGCCATTCGTGTGAACTGTAAGCCTACTGACAGCTTTAGCGTAGCCAGCCAATTGGCGGCTGTAGCTAAGGATGGCGGTTATGACCTGATATTAACCGGTAAGGAAACCATTGACTTTAATGATGGCGCCGTCCCGGGTATGCTGGCAGAATTACTTGAGATCCCCTGTATACCGGTAGCGACCAAATTAACCGTTGAGGGAGACAAAGCCGTTGTCGTGAAAGAAATAGAAGGTGGTGAGCAAACCGAAGAAGTCAGCTTCCCGGTACTGATCAGTTGCGCGAAAGGTATGGCCAAGCAGCGTATGGCTGGCATCCGCAATGTGATTGCCGCCCGCTCCAAAACCATTAAAGTCGTTGAACCTGTACAGGTAGATCAACGCACTGAAACCGTCCGCTTTGAATTACCGCCTGCTAAAACAGGTGTAAAAATGATCGAAGCCGGACAGGAAGCAGAACTGGCACGTCTGCTTCACGAAGAAGCAAAGGTGATCTAA